A stretch of the Thermofilum adornatum genome encodes the following:
- a CDS encoding FAD-dependent oxidoreductase, translated as MRISEHPILTFKRGRELRFYFNGKPIEGFEGESIAAALWASGVRSFRNTPEPQGPFCMIGYCSGCMVRVNGKSKVRACIEPAMDGIIVESDVASLPSTGEEVPSESEEILADVVIVGSGPSGLSAAISAAKRGLKVVVFERHFRPGGQLVKQTHKFFGSGELFGGLRGFQIAEKLVKEAEELGVKIYTRSSVFGWFSEGVLAVNSNGRLLRVKPRAVVVGTGAVERFLPFPGNTLPGVMGAGAAQTLMNEYGVKPGERAVVVGAGNVGLIVSYQLLQAGVDVAAIVEVRPEIGGWFVHAAKVRRLGVPILTEHTVLRAEGSSHVEKVVVARVGRDYQPIEGSEKVFDADLLLLAVGLTPEARLLAEMGAKMVWSSELGGYVPYRNKYMETSVPGVYVAGDASGVEEATTALLTGRIAGLSATISILGPQKELVEEREETLRLLEEVRGTQFSVKILEGQKKVSLNV; from the coding sequence GTGAGGATTTCGGAACACCCTATCCTAACGTTTAAGCGAGGAAGAGAGTTAAGGTTCTATTTCAATGGGAAACCTATCGAGGGCTTTGAGGGTGAAAGCATAGCAGCCGCACTTTGGGCCAGTGGTGTGAGAAGTTTCAGGAATACTCCTGAGCCTCAGGGCCCCTTCTGTATGATTGGGTATTGTTCTGGGTGTATGGTACGGGTTAACGGCAAGAGCAAGGTTAGGGCTTGTATTGAGCCGGCTATGGATGGTATCATTGTCGAGAGCGATGTCGCTTCTTTGCCGAGCACGGGAGAGGAAGTGCCATCTGAAAGCGAAGAAATCCTAGCTGACGTTGTTATAGTTGGTTCTGGGCCTTCTGGGCTCTCTGCAGCTATTTCAGCTGCCAAGAGAGGACTCAAAGTGGTGGTTTTTGAGAGGCATTTTAGGCCTGGTGGGCAACTAGTCAAGCAGACGCACAAGTTTTTTGGCTCTGGCGAGCTTTTTGGTGGGCTGAGGGGTTTTCAGATAGCTGAGAAGCTAGTTAAGGAGGCCGAGGAGCTGGGCGTCAAGATTTACACGCGGTCTTCTGTCTTTGGGTGGTTTAGCGAGGGGGTCCTGGCTGTAAACAGCAATGGCCGGCTTTTAAGGGTTAAACCCAGGGCTGTAGTTGTGGGCACTGGTGCTGTGGAGCGTTTCCTCCCGTTTCCGGGAAATACTCTTCCAGGCGTAATGGGTGCAGGTGCAGCCCAGACGTTGATGAATGAGTATGGGGTTAAGCCTGGCGAGAGGGCAGTAGTTGTGGGTGCGGGCAATGTGGGGTTGATTGTTTCTTATCAATTGCTACAGGCGGGGGTCGATGTGGCGGCCATAGTTGAGGTTAGACCCGAGATTGGCGGCTGGTTTGTGCATGCGGCTAAGGTTCGCAGGCTGGGGGTTCCTATATTGACGGAGCATACAGTACTTAGAGCTGAGGGGTCTAGCCATGTTGAAAAGGTTGTCGTGGCTAGGGTTGGAAGAGACTATCAGCCCATAGAGGGTTCAGAGAAAGTGTTTGATGCTGATTTGCTGTTGCTTGCTGTTGGACTGACGCCGGAGGCCCGCTTGCTGGCAGAAATGGGGGCAAAAATGGTCTGGTCGAGTGAGCTCGGGGGCTATGTTCCTTACAGGAACAAGTATATGGAGACCAGTGTACCTGGAGTATATGTGGCTGGAGATGCTTCTGGCGTGGAGGAGGCCACTACGGCGCTTCTCACTGGCAGGATAGCTGGGCTCTCGGCTACAATAAGTATCCTTGGTCCACAGAAAGAGCTGGTTGAAGAGCGTGAGGAGACTCTCAGGCTCCTGGAAGAAGTGAGGGGGACCCAGTTTTCGGTCAAAATTCTAGAGGGGCAGAAAAAGGTGAGTCTAAATGTATAG
- a CDS encoding 4Fe-4S binding protein, protein MYRRSGIIEKETLFSLGLVPPIERLKRGTVAVTECVEEIPCNVCEAVCPVKAIMVGGLRGRPKIDWEKCTGCGVCVGTCPGQAMFLVDLSGPAKVTVPYEFLPKLKKGDFVELLGRDGRVLGTGVVLRVFEVNKTQVVTVEVPEELVMEVRSVRARRS, encoded by the coding sequence ATGTATAGGCGTAGCGGGATTATTGAAAAGGAGACATTGTTCTCGCTTGGACTAGTTCCACCCATTGAGAGACTGAAAAGGGGGACTGTGGCTGTAACGGAATGCGTAGAGGAGATACCATGTAATGTGTGTGAGGCTGTGTGCCCCGTTAAGGCTATAATGGTTGGCGGCTTGAGGGGGAGACCCAAGATAGACTGGGAAAAGTGTACTGGGTGCGGAGTATGTGTTGGGACGTGTCCTGGCCAAGCAATGTTCCTGGTGGATCTCAGCGGCCCCGCTAAGGTTACTGTACCCTATGAGTTTCTACCCAAGTTGAAGAAGGGGGATTTTGTAGAGTTGCTGGGCAGGGATGGCAGAGTCCTTGGTACAGGTGTGGTTTTGAGAGTTTTCGAGGTAAATAAGACTCAGGTTGTGACTGTTGAGGTTCCTGAAGAGTTGGTTATGGAGGTGAGGTCGGTACGAGCGAGAAGAAGTTGA
- a CDS encoding MBL fold metallo-hydrolase: protein MLMIYNDGKHKVAVFRELTPKGAVQTNQLTIVHGEEALLADPGGRVVFSKLMSEISVIAPATKIKYIFYTHQDPDVMGAAASWYTALPNAKILLPEIWARFIPHLFPPDTNITERLMPIPDNGTEIQLSDCTLKLIPAHFLHSPGNFSLYDPCSKTLFSGDIFASLLPPGTDYDTAPDIDQHIQYMETFHKRYMASNKALKAWVAKVKNLDIETIIPQHGAIIKSKPHIEKALQWLENLQAGIDLLY, encoded by the coding sequence ATGCTCATGATTTATAACGATGGAAAACATAAAGTAGCAGTTTTCAGGGAACTAACACCCAAAGGTGCCGTCCAAACAAACCAGCTCACAATAGTCCACGGCGAAGAAGCACTACTAGCAGACCCAGGAGGAAGAGTAGTCTTCAGCAAACTAATGTCCGAAATCTCTGTAATCGCACCAGCAACCAAGATAAAATACATCTTCTACACGCACCAGGACCCAGACGTCATGGGTGCCGCCGCAAGCTGGTACACCGCATTACCCAACGCAAAGATACTCCTACCAGAAATATGGGCAAGATTCATACCACACTTGTTCCCCCCAGACACAAACATAACAGAAAGACTCATGCCAATACCGGACAACGGCACAGAAATACAGCTCTCAGACTGCACACTAAAACTCATACCAGCCCACTTTCTACACTCCCCCGGAAACTTTTCACTATACGACCCATGCTCAAAAACGCTCTTCTCAGGCGACATATTCGCTTCACTCCTACCACCGGGCACAGACTACGACACAGCACCAGACATAGACCAGCACATACAATATATGGAGACCTTCCACAAAAGATACATGGCCTCCAACAAGGCGCTAAAGGCATGGGTAGCCAAGGTCAAAAACCTAGACATAGAAACAATCATACCGCAACACGGCGCAATAATCAAGTCAAAACCCCACATAGAAAAAGCCCTACAGTGGCTCGAAAACCTACAAGCAGGAATAGACCTCTTATACTAA
- a CDS encoding NAD(P)/FAD-dependent oxidoreductase codes for MYDLIIVGGGIIGVSLAFKLAEQGFGKILLVERNYLGSGSTFRCAGGIRASFTSREHIVLMKRSIELWGELKEKLGVKYSRSGYLWLTHREEDLEKIKGYMRIHHMFGLDTRLVGEDFVKEVAPYVDTSKMVGALFDPLAGKASPFDSLYKQFLAAKSLGVEFLVGKEVTRIDIENGAAKGVLIDGEKIPARNVAVTAGAYSVYLLERNGIKIPLTPVPHHAALTEDFGRLFDPLIIDVASGAYAVQTFHGNVLMGVDVEEKPFGELSVKLAFLEKVVSVWSKWLPWLPNVNILRYWPGYYEMTPDHHPIIGPVTPIENLYIATGFSGHGFMMAPVVAEEVASWITSGRPRSQEAGNLVLSRFEEGKTVKELAVIG; via the coding sequence ATGTATGATTTGATAATCGTTGGAGGCGGCATTATAGGTGTTAGCCTGGCTTTTAAGCTGGCAGAGCAGGGCTTTGGCAAGATCCTACTTGTTGAAAGGAACTATCTCGGCAGCGGCTCGACTTTCCGCTGTGCCGGCGGCATCAGGGCCAGCTTTACTAGTAGAGAGCACATAGTCTTGATGAAGAGGAGCATCGAGCTGTGGGGAGAGCTCAAGGAAAAGCTTGGCGTGAAGTACTCAAGGAGCGGGTACCTGTGGCTTACCCACAGGGAAGAAGACTTAGAGAAGATTAAGGGGTATATGCGTATCCACCATATGTTCGGCCTAGATACAAGGCTCGTGGGCGAGGACTTCGTCAAAGAAGTTGCTCCTTACGTGGATACTTCCAAGATGGTTGGGGCTCTCTTTGACCCTTTGGCGGGCAAAGCCAGCCCCTTCGACTCGTTGTATAAACAGTTCTTGGCCGCAAAGAGTCTTGGAGTAGAGTTTTTGGTTGGAAAAGAGGTTACACGCATAGATATAGAAAACGGGGCTGCCAAGGGCGTGCTGATAGATGGTGAAAAGATACCTGCTAGAAACGTTGCCGTCACTGCGGGGGCCTACTCTGTATATCTGCTCGAGAGAAACGGGATAAAGATACCCCTCACGCCGGTGCCACACCATGCAGCGTTAACCGAAGACTTTGGCAGGCTTTTTGACCCGTTGATAATAGACGTGGCTTCTGGGGCATACGCGGTGCAAACTTTCCACGGTAATGTATTGATGGGTGTGGACGTAGAAGAGAAGCCGTTCGGCGAGCTGAGTGTTAAGCTAGCCTTCCTCGAGAAGGTTGTCTCGGTTTGGAGCAAGTGGCTTCCGTGGCTCCCAAACGTGAACATCCTCAGGTACTGGCCCGGGTATTACGAGATGACTCCTGATCATCATCCAATAATCGGTCCAGTTACGCCTATCGAAAACCTCTACATTGCTACAGGTTTTAGTGGCCACGGATTTATGATGGCCCCCGTAGTAGCAGAGGAGGTGGCGAGCTGGATAACTTCGGGTAGACCGAGGAGCCAGGAGGCTGGCAACCTTGTCTTGTCTAGGTTTGAGGAGGGCAAGACAGTAAAGGAACTTGCTGTCATAGGATAA
- a CDS encoding (2Fe-2S)-binding protein, whose amino-acid sequence MCERVTVEDVERAIDMGFRDVESLKRYLRIGMGPCQGRYCVPIVLGILSRKLGVPVEKLSYVAIRPPLEPVPVRLFLRVKKDV is encoded by the coding sequence ATGTGCGAGCGGGTAACTGTCGAGGACGTGGAGAGAGCAATAGACATGGGCTTTCGCGATGTAGAGAGTTTAAAGCGCTACTTGCGGATTGGGATGGGGCCATGCCAGGGAAGATACTGTGTGCCAATAGTTCTTGGTATTCTTTCCCGCAAGCTTGGAGTTCCAGTAGAAAAGCTGAGCTATGTTGCTATTCGTCCACCTCTTGAACCTGTCCCTGTGAGGCTTTTCTTGAGGGTGAAGAAGGATGTATGA
- a CDS encoding DHHA1 domain-containing protein — MMSYVSIYRTLQILTAQIKKKPLALSDAGDVDGIVSATLFKISKPDAEIVLAHPQDVLRSPILRRVYWDFVADLPCPGKARLRADHHVTNSPCADEEFYDPSAPASAFLAMKALSLDNNPLAVTLVNLAVETDTANIRSQEALLLDAAVKGAGYRGKLRLVELLAREGLEALKREEVREWISRHEEMRKRTEKIAEKIPVEKVTIVAFKKDLGIAYRYLTILLERRGAEFTLVIVPRGLFKFRLYAGAQPSSSYDASVIASSLGGGGHKYAAGALFKATSLEKALKRVLSIARTHYVIGDDAIYVANEEDIKKEKIIF; from the coding sequence ATGATGTCATATGTATCCATCTATAGGACTCTACAAATATTGACGGCACAGATAAAAAAGAAGCCGCTGGCATTGTCAGACGCAGGAGACGTGGACGGTATAGTCAGTGCAACCCTCTTCAAGATTTCAAAACCAGATGCAGAGATAGTTCTAGCACATCCACAAGACGTATTAAGAAGCCCCATACTGCGGCGCGTTTACTGGGACTTTGTTGCCGATCTGCCCTGTCCAGGAAAAGCTAGACTTAGGGCTGACCACCACGTAACAAATTCCCCATGTGCGGATGAGGAATTCTATGACCCATCAGCGCCAGCCTCAGCATTTCTTGCCATGAAAGCACTCTCGCTGGATAATAATCCGCTCGCCGTTACCCTCGTAAACTTGGCTGTCGAGACCGACACAGCTAATATAAGGTCTCAGGAAGCCTTGTTACTGGACGCGGCGGTAAAGGGGGCGGGATACCGTGGAAAGCTACGTCTCGTAGAACTTCTGGCTCGAGAAGGGCTTGAAGCCTTGAAGCGCGAGGAGGTAAGAGAGTGGATTTCTCGGCATGAGGAGATGAGAAAAAGAACGGAGAAAATTGCTGAAAAAATACCTGTCGAAAAAGTTACAATTGTAGCTTTCAAGAAAGATCTAGGCATTGCCTATAGATACTTGACGATCCTCCTAGAACGCAGGGGGGCAGAATTTACACTTGTAATTGTCCCGAGGGGGCTGTTCAAATTTAGGCTTTACGCGGGGGCGCAGCCGTCCTCCAGCTATGACGCCTCTGTCATCGCTAGTAGCCTTGGCGGCGGCGGACACAAGTATGCGGCTGGGGCTCTCTTCAAGGCGACGAGTCTCGAGAAGGCCTTAAAGAGAGTGTTAAGCATTGCAAGAACACACTATGTTATTGGTGATGACGCAATCTATGTTGCAAATGAAGAAGATATAAAGAAAGAAAAAATAATTTTTTAA